One genomic region from Candidatus Cloacimonadota bacterium encodes:
- a CDS encoding NusG domain II-containing protein translates to MPKKFLKRLTKADIGLVITLVLLTIGSSVSFLKKNTNNFDYAECRIDGKLVKKIDLHKNCEVNLNNGMILEVNDNRIRVIKSDCKKQICIKQGWIKTTNDIIVCVPNRTIIYLKNSKNKNSDLDYISK, encoded by the coding sequence TTGCCTAAAAAATTTTTAAAACGCCTGACAAAAGCCGATATTGGATTAGTGATAACTTTAGTCCTTCTCACAATAGGCTCATCTGTTTCTTTTCTTAAAAAAAATACGAATAATTTTGACTATGCAGAATGTAGAATTGATGGAAAATTGGTAAAAAAAATAGATTTGCATAAAAACTGTGAAGTAAATTTGAATAACGGAATGATATTGGAGGTTAATGATAATCGCATCAGAGTGATAAAATCTGATTGTAAAAAACAAATTTGTATCAAACAAGGTTGGATAAAAACTACTAACGATATTATCGTCTGTGTGCCTAATCGCACAATTATTTATCTAAAAAACAGCAAAAACAAGAATTCGGATTTGGATTATATATCAAAATAA